One stretch of Streptomyces sp. R21 DNA includes these proteins:
- a CDS encoding TetR/AcrR family transcriptional regulator has protein sequence MAAIRTTPPTAPRRKRVAKSPEDRRAALIRGAGRVFREKGFAAATVAELAEAGEVAKGTFYLYFDSKDHLLGAMWEEYVDGFLRSTQELLETDGDWWPTLDRLIRALVDHAVDNAALHRIVYGSANAKALELCRTSNQRVVDVMVAFVRRGARAGVFRAYDPTLVCRMLFHAADGLLDDLISRGEQVDPEVIVAAVRELTHRGLGDTA, from the coding sequence GTGGCCGCGATACGCACGACACCCCCGACAGCGCCGCGCCGGAAACGGGTGGCCAAGAGCCCCGAGGACCGCAGGGCGGCGCTCATCCGGGGTGCGGGCCGGGTCTTCCGCGAGAAGGGCTTCGCCGCCGCGACGGTCGCCGAACTGGCGGAGGCGGGTGAGGTCGCCAAGGGCACCTTCTACCTCTACTTCGACTCCAAGGACCATCTGCTGGGCGCCATGTGGGAGGAGTACGTCGACGGATTCCTGCGGTCCACCCAGGAGTTGCTGGAGACGGACGGGGACTGGTGGCCCACACTCGACCGGCTCATCCGCGCCCTGGTGGACCACGCCGTCGACAACGCCGCCCTGCACCGCATCGTGTACGGGTCGGCGAACGCGAAGGCGCTGGAGCTGTGCCGGACGTCCAACCAGCGTGTCGTGGACGTGATGGTCGCGTTCGTCCGACGCGGCGCCCGCGCCGGGGTGTTCCGTGCCTACGACCCGACTCTCGTCTGCCGGATGCTCTTCCACGCGGCCGACGGGCTCCTCGACGATCTGATCAGCCGGGGTGAGCAGGTCGATCCCGAGGTGATCGTGGCAGCCGTACGGGAGTTGACGCATCGAGGGCTGGGCGACACCGCCTGA
- a CDS encoding diacylglycerol kinase family protein has translation MSDVLKSGPDVLKSVLVVANPAAGSCTPDAVEKTVGLLSKAAATVELRLTAGPDHARTLAREAVSAGAADTVVAIGGDGTAHEVMTGLMDAGGDAALLALPFGTGNSFYRAIWSDRPWRAALDAVLATPYVRRIDLAAVAETGGLALLGASSGLAAQTLVTAREVAGTGRDRYQEAVTRAVADGFRPYPGRVTVDGVEVHRGPTVCANVGGGRHRAGRFLLLPHSALDDGLLDVCVAGPGLPLPELLQLARDGAHVGRKGVVYARGRRIVVERTDGRPVLFEYDGDLAPKAASRYTLDVVPRALTVLAPPRS, from the coding sequence ATGAGCGACGTCCTCAAGTCCGGTCCAGACGTCCTCAAGTCCGTTCTGGTGGTGGCCAATCCGGCCGCGGGATCGTGTACACCGGACGCGGTGGAGAAGACGGTCGGGCTGCTCTCCAAGGCGGCCGCGACCGTGGAGCTGCGACTGACCGCCGGACCGGACCACGCCCGGACCCTCGCCCGCGAGGCCGTCTCCGCCGGCGCGGCCGACACGGTGGTGGCGATCGGCGGCGACGGTACGGCCCACGAGGTGATGACCGGGCTGATGGACGCGGGCGGCGACGCGGCCCTCCTCGCGCTCCCCTTCGGCACCGGCAACTCCTTCTACCGTGCGATCTGGTCGGACCGGCCGTGGCGGGCGGCGCTGGACGCCGTCCTCGCCACGCCGTATGTGCGGCGGATCGATCTGGCCGCGGTCGCGGAGACCGGCGGCCTCGCGCTCCTGGGCGCGTCCTCGGGGCTGGCCGCACAGACCCTGGTCACCGCCCGCGAGGTCGCCGGCACCGGCCGGGACCGGTACCAGGAGGCGGTGACACGCGCGGTGGCCGACGGCTTCCGCCCCTATCCGGGCCGGGTCACCGTCGACGGCGTCGAGGTGCACCGCGGCCCGACAGTGTGTGCGAACGTCGGCGGCGGCCGTCATCGCGCGGGCCGCTTCCTGCTCCTGCCGCACTCCGCCCTGGACGACGGCCTGCTCGATGTCTGCGTGGCCGGCCCCGGCCTGCCCCTGCCCGAACTCCTCCAACTCGCCCGCGACGGAGCCCATGTGGGCCGTAAGGGGGTGGTGTACGCCCGAGGCCGCCGGATCGTCGTGGAACGCACCGACGGCCGACCCGTCCTCTTCGAGTACGACGGCGATCTCGCCCCGAAGGCCGCCTCCCGCTACACGCTGGACGTCGTGCCGCGGGCCCTCACGGTCCTGGCACCGCCCCGGTCCTGA
- a CDS encoding type III PLP-dependent enzyme produces MTDPTPAVRSRVLSLPPAELPAYLYDLAALRAHADTVRAALPERVELYYAAKANPEPEILAALSPYVDGYEVSSGGELAHVDKAVPGRPLAFGGPGKTPTEIAGALERGVERFHVESEYELGVLAELALRVAPGRRVAVLPRFNLAVGDGALAGSSLAMGGRPTPFGLDPARADRVIRRLTDGSLPHLELRGIHAHLASGLHAAEQLAVAETVVTWATDLAARHRVRLAEVNVGGGMAVDYADPEARFDWAAYGKGLARLADTHRNLTLRIEPGRALTAYCGWYATEVLDVKTSHGEEFAVVRGGTHHLRTPATKGHDQPCTVLAVDAWPHPWQRPVAQHEQITLTGQLCTPKDLLARGVPAAGLRAGDRVAFSLAGAYAWNISHHDFLMHPAPGFHFLDADGDMDRDADQSADRDPSGPTVRTGAVPGP; encoded by the coding sequence ATGACCGACCCGACCCCAGCAGTGCGCTCACGGGTCCTGTCCCTGCCACCGGCCGAACTCCCCGCCTACCTCTACGACTTGGCGGCACTGCGTGCGCACGCGGACACCGTGCGGGCCGCGCTGCCCGAGCGCGTCGAGCTGTACTACGCGGCCAAGGCCAACCCGGAGCCTGAGATCCTGGCCGCGCTCTCCCCGTACGTCGACGGCTACGAGGTCTCCTCCGGCGGCGAACTCGCGCATGTGGACAAGGCGGTGCCCGGACGCCCGCTGGCCTTCGGTGGTCCGGGCAAGACGCCGACGGAGATCGCCGGGGCTCTGGAGCGGGGCGTGGAGCGCTTCCATGTGGAGAGCGAGTACGAACTCGGGGTGCTCGCCGAACTGGCCCTGCGGGTCGCGCCGGGCCGCCGGGTGGCGGTCCTGCCGCGCTTCAACCTTGCCGTGGGCGACGGCGCGCTCGCCGGGAGCTCCCTGGCGATGGGCGGCCGCCCCACCCCCTTCGGCCTCGACCCGGCACGGGCCGACCGAGTGATCCGACGGCTCACCGACGGGAGCCTTCCCCACCTCGAACTCCGGGGCATACACGCCCACTTGGCCAGCGGACTGCACGCGGCCGAACAGCTCGCGGTGGCCGAGACCGTCGTCACCTGGGCCACGGACCTGGCCGCGCGCCACCGCGTCCGCCTCGCCGAGGTGAACGTGGGAGGCGGCATGGCGGTGGACTACGCCGACCCCGAGGCCCGCTTCGACTGGGCCGCGTACGGCAAGGGGCTTGCCCGACTGGCCGACACTCACCGGAACCTGACGTTGCGCATCGAGCCCGGCCGGGCGCTGACCGCGTACTGCGGCTGGTACGCGACCGAGGTGCTGGACGTGAAGACCAGCCACGGCGAGGAGTTCGCCGTGGTCCGCGGCGGCACCCACCATCTGCGCACCCCGGCGACCAAGGGGCACGACCAGCCCTGCACCGTTCTGGCGGTGGACGCCTGGCCGCACCCCTGGCAGCGACCCGTCGCACAGCACGAACAGATCACCCTCACCGGCCAGTTGTGCACGCCGAAGGATCTCCTGGCCCGCGGCGTTCCGGCCGCGGGGCTGCGCGCGGGCGACCGCGTGGCGTTCTCCCTCGCGGGCGCCTACGCCTGGAACATCTCCCACCACGACTTCCTCATGCACCCGGCGCCCGGTTTCCACTTCCTGGACGCGGACGGAGACATGGACCGAGACGCGGACCAGAGCGCGGACCGCGACCCGAGTGGCCCGACGGTCAGGACCGGGGCGGTGCCAGGACCGTGA
- a CDS encoding IucA/IucC family siderophore biosynthesis protein, which translates to MPSLTDALGSAPIPSVPAQLPTADEAVAHTLLNCLLREVSGPERQTAVDDAHLLLRLPRRGALLRIALRRTSLLGAHRFAGTVNEQREDGSWAEVDWRRLAAYTQDELSLRTGVRNEEFAEQIESSHRAVAAALEASGSPGPRLDGDRLAAYLASEQSLMFGHRFHPTPKARTGDAAAWQAYAPEAGAAFPLRHLAVREHLVAEETAAPGAADPLDRQRTDVPDGYRLLPAHPWQYAMLRDHPTLRAAVARGDVLDLGEGGGPFAATASVRTLYDGEAFLKFSLNIRITNCLRKNASYELSGAVALTRALEPALSDLADRFPGSAVLREPAYRSLALPGPDGAPDRSLLEGFGVIVREGLAQRLLPGTTPLLAAAVADEYPTGPAHVSRLLAGAGPEAVLAWWTAYLRLLVPPVLAAYFDHGLVLEPHLQNVLICVDGDGMPAQVLFRDLEGTKLVPEHHAEALAALPSEVADPMTYDAQRGWDRVVYCLLVNHIAELLAALADVHPDTEAALWAKVRGCLQTYGDRYGCPPRLAALLAGVPLPAKANLLTRWERKADRDAGYVRLPSPLAEDILRHTTRSAR; encoded by the coding sequence ATGCCCTCGCTGACCGATGCTCTCGGAAGCGCCCCCATCCCCTCCGTCCCAGCCCAACTCCCCACCGCCGACGAGGCCGTGGCCCACACCCTCCTCAACTGCCTGCTGCGCGAGGTCTCGGGACCCGAGCGCCAGACCGCCGTCGATGACGCCCACCTGCTGCTGCGGCTGCCCCGGCGCGGTGCGCTGCTGCGGATCGCCCTGCGCCGTACGTCACTGCTCGGCGCGCATCGCTTCGCCGGGACGGTGAACGAGCAGCGGGAGGACGGGAGTTGGGCGGAAGTCGACTGGCGCCGCCTGGCCGCGTACACGCAGGACGAGCTGTCACTGCGCACCGGTGTGCGCAACGAGGAGTTCGCGGAGCAGATCGAGTCCAGCCATCGGGCCGTGGCCGCGGCACTGGAGGCGTCCGGCTCACCCGGTCCGCGGCTGGACGGTGACCGTCTCGCGGCCTACCTCGCCTCCGAGCAGTCCCTGATGTTCGGGCACCGCTTCCATCCCACGCCCAAGGCCCGTACGGGCGACGCCGCGGCCTGGCAGGCGTACGCGCCGGAGGCCGGGGCCGCCTTCCCGCTGCGGCACCTCGCCGTCCGCGAGCACCTCGTCGCCGAGGAGACCGCCGCACCTGGGGCCGCCGATCCACTGGACCGACAGCGCACCGACGTCCCGGACGGCTACCGGCTGCTGCCCGCGCACCCCTGGCAGTACGCGATGCTGCGCGACCACCCGACGCTGCGCGCGGCTGTCGCACGCGGCGACGTCCTCGACCTGGGCGAGGGCGGCGGGCCCTTCGCCGCGACCGCCTCCGTACGCACGCTCTACGACGGCGAGGCGTTTCTGAAGTTCAGCCTGAACATCCGCATTACCAACTGCCTGCGCAAGAACGCCAGTTATGAGCTGTCCGGCGCGGTCGCCCTCACCCGCGCCCTGGAACCGGCCCTGTCCGACCTGGCCGACCGCTTCCCGGGCAGCGCCGTGCTGCGCGAACCCGCCTACCGCAGCCTCGCCCTGCCCGGACCCGACGGCGCACCGGACCGCTCCCTGCTGGAGGGCTTCGGCGTGATCGTCCGCGAAGGCCTCGCCCAGCGGCTGCTGCCCGGCACCACCCCCCTGCTCGCGGCCGCCGTCGCCGACGAGTACCCGACCGGCCCCGCCCACGTGTCCCGCCTCCTCGCCGGAGCGGGTCCGGAAGCCGTGCTCGCCTGGTGGACGGCGTATCTCAGGCTGCTCGTTCCCCCCGTGCTGGCCGCCTATTTCGACCACGGCCTGGTCCTCGAACCGCATCTGCAGAACGTGCTGATCTGCGTGGACGGCGACGGCATGCCCGCCCAGGTGCTCTTTCGCGACCTGGAGGGCACCAAGCTCGTCCCGGAGCACCACGCCGAGGCGCTGGCCGCGCTGCCGTCCGAGGTCGCGGACCCGATGACGTACGACGCGCAGCGCGGCTGGGACCGCGTCGTCTACTGCCTGCTGGTCAACCACATCGCGGAGCTCCTCGCCGCGCTCGCCGATGTGCACCCGGACACCGAGGCCGCGCTGTGGGCGAAGGTCCGCGGCTGCCTCCAGACGTACGGCGACCGGTACGGCTGCCCGCCGCGCCTCGCCGCCCTGCTCGCCGGGGTCCCGCTGCCCGCCAAGGCCAACCTGCTCACCCGCTGGGAACGCAAGGCCGACCGGGACGCCGGATACGTCCGACTGCCCTCACCCCTCGCCGAGGACATCCTGCGGCACACCACCCGGAGCGCCCGATGA